The Acetivibrio saccincola genome window below encodes:
- a CDS encoding ISLre2 family transposase translates to MYNSIQHFNEFGVKRIEKKIKNFIEEGKDLADLVLGLKEDLFKLGRDILKEVLEDMDEYFRNCEIRKQYWEIIRKDKTAILTTFGTLSYNRTYFKHKENGNRQHLVDRIVGVEPHDRVSADVVINAIEEAADSSYRKAGEKATYIDEISKQAVMNKIHNIEIVEPEIKVDKKRKVKILYVEADEDHVALQQKSTLRQNEKGKRNTIMPKLVYVHEGIDFEKSNKKRKVLKNVRYFGGVYNNSENLWLEVSEYIYKQYDVDFLETVYISGDGASWIRQGVNWLSKSKFVLDRYHLQKYVRVATTHLNDEAISQDLQDALNLSDKKKLTKVFKKIIEKTGDNESKIKAIKNAKRYILNNWDGIEIRSNRGIVGCSAEGHVSHVFSSRLSSRPKGWSRKGVEKMSKLIIYKKNGGKVYDIVMAQKQKKLASSRQEIQEKLIKELKKSSNRYESVWNSNLTVIHKGCKTGLYKELRRIIGICG, encoded by the coding sequence ATGTATAATAGTATACAACATTTTAATGAATTTGGGGTAAAAAGAATTGAAAAAAAGATAAAAAATTTTATTGAAGAAGGAAAAGACTTAGCTGATCTTGTTCTTGGTCTAAAAGAAGATTTATTTAAACTTGGACGCGATATACTTAAAGAAGTGCTTGAAGATATGGATGAATATTTCCGTAACTGTGAAATAAGGAAACAGTATTGGGAAATTATAAGAAAAGATAAAACAGCTATTTTAACGACATTTGGAACACTAAGTTATAACAGGACATATTTTAAGCATAAGGAAAATGGTAATAGACAACACCTGGTCGACAGGATTGTAGGTGTAGAACCACATGACAGAGTAAGTGCCGATGTTGTAATTAATGCAATAGAAGAAGCAGCTGACAGCAGCTACAGAAAGGCAGGAGAAAAGGCGACATATATTGATGAAATCAGCAAACAAGCTGTGATGAATAAAATACATAATATTGAAATAGTTGAGCCTGAAATAAAAGTAGATAAAAAGAGAAAAGTAAAAATATTGTATGTTGAGGCAGACGAGGATCATGTAGCATTACAACAAAAAAGCACATTAAGACAGAATGAGAAGGGTAAGAGAAATACAATTATGCCAAAACTTGTATATGTGCATGAGGGAATTGACTTTGAAAAAAGTAATAAGAAGAGAAAAGTATTAAAGAATGTTCGATATTTTGGGGGTGTGTATAATAATTCAGAAAATTTGTGGCTTGAAGTATCGGAATACATATATAAACAATATGACGTTGATTTTTTAGAGACGGTGTATATATCAGGAGATGGGGCGTCATGGATAAGGCAAGGAGTTAACTGGCTTTCAAAAAGTAAATTTGTACTTGATAGATACCATCTTCAAAAATACGTAAGAGTTGCAACCACACATTTAAATGATGAAGCAATAAGCCAAGATTTACAGGACGCATTGAATTTATCTGATAAAAAAAAGCTAACAAAGGTTTTTAAAAAGATAATCGAAAAGACAGGCGATAATGAAAGTAAAATAAAGGCTATAAAAAATGCAAAGCGATATATTTTAAATAATTGGGATGGTATAGAAATAAGGTCAAACAGAGGAATAGTGGGTTGTAGTGCTGAAGGTCATGTGAGTCATGTATTTTCATCCCGTTTAAGTTCAAGACCTAAAGGCTGGTCGAGAAAAGGTGTAGAAAAGATGTCAAAGCTGATAATATACAAGAAGAATGGCGGTAAGGTATATGACATAGTTATGGCACAAAAACAAAAAAAGTTAGCATCTAGTAGGCAAGAAATTCAGGAAAAATTAATTAAGGAATTAAAGAAGTCATCAAACAGGTATGAGAGTGTATGGAATAGTAATTTAACTGTTATTCATAAGGGGTGTAAAACTGGTTTATATAAAGAATTAAGGCGTATTATAGGTATATGCGGATAG
- a CDS encoding ABC transporter ATP-binding protein: protein MEQAKVWGRYFPRIEFLSNFIVVIVVTIGGFLVIGDEISLGTLVAFSNYIFMLIWPMRMAGWLTNVIAQCYASVKKVEKIFEEQPEIKNPLNPVKPEEFKGHVVFKNVSFKYNEIPVLKNINIDAKPGSTIAVMGVTGSGKTSLINLIGRFYDVSEGSVLIDGIDVRDMDLKFLRSKISIVMQDVFLFSDSIRENICFGVDEVSDKKLNGMSRNILDEKLITVSKDAKAYDFISKMPQKFDTVVGERGVRLSGGQKQRISIARAFMKDAKILILDDATSALDMETEQEIQKALEKYRDVTKFIIAHRISAVKNADEILIFEDGEIVERGKHQELLDLKGRYYETYLNQLGKMTLYDKEEVI, encoded by the coding sequence ATGGAGCAGGCAAAGGTTTGGGGAAGGTATTTTCCCAGAATTGAATTTTTGTCAAATTTCATTGTAGTTATTGTAGTTACAATTGGAGGTTTTTTGGTAATTGGTGATGAGATTTCTTTAGGAACTCTGGTGGCTTTTAGCAATTATATTTTTATGCTGATATGGCCTATGAGAATGGCAGGTTGGCTAACAAATGTCATTGCCCAGTGCTATGCTTCTGTTAAAAAAGTGGAAAAGATATTTGAGGAGCAGCCGGAAATTAAGAATCCTTTAAACCCGGTAAAACCTGAAGAATTTAAAGGTCATGTGGTATTTAAGAATGTGTCTTTTAAATATAATGAAATACCTGTGCTAAAAAACATAAATATTGATGCAAAACCGGGTAGTACAATTGCTGTAATGGGAGTTACCGGTTCTGGTAAAACATCATTAATAAACCTTATTGGAAGATTTTATGATGTGTCGGAGGGAAGTGTTTTAATAGACGGAATTGATGTCAGGGATATGGATTTAAAATTTTTACGCAGTAAAATTTCAATTGTTATGCAGGATGTGTTTTTGTTTTCAGACTCAATAAGGGAAAATATATGTTTTGGGGTGGATGAAGTATCGGATAAGAAATTAAATGGAATGTCTAGGAATATACTTGATGAAAAATTAATTACTGTATCTAAAGATGCGAAAGCCTATGATTTTATATCTAAAATGCCTCAAAAATTTGATACCGTTGTGGGGGAAAGAGGAGTGAGACTTTCAGGGGGGCAGAAACAGAGAATATCAATTGCCAGGGCTTTTATGAAGGATGCTAAAATATTAATACTTGACGATGCCACATCAGCCCTTGATATGGAGACGGAGCAGGAAATTCAAAAAGCTCTTGAAAAGTACAGAGATGTAACTAAATTTATCATTGCTCACAGGATTTCTGCAGTTAAAAATGCAGATGAAATATTGATTTTCGAAGACGGGGAAATAGTAGAAAGGGGCAAGCATCAGGAGTTATTAGATTTAAAAGGAAGATATTACGAAACCTATTTGAATCAGCTGGGGAAAATGACACTTTATGACAAGGAAGAGGTGATATAA
- a CDS encoding Flp1 family type IVb pilin, producing the protein MLKLIKRFLKEEDGLGTVEIVIIVAVLVAVALIFRRAIFDFVSNIIKKIFNNDLDGKILEGITPTP; encoded by the coding sequence ATGCTTAAATTGATTAAAAGGTTTTTAAAAGAAGAGGACGGGTTAGGTACAGTTGAAATAGTCATAATTGTTGCGGTTTTAGTGGCTGTTGCATTGATTTTCAGAAGAGCTATATTTGATTTTGTAAGTAATATTATTAAAAAAATTTTTAATAATGATCTTGACGGTAAAATTTTAGAAGGTATAACTCCAACTCCGTAA
- a CDS encoding DUF6382 domain-containing protein, which translates to MINFYGKNLEFNYESNVSGNFLVIIMDASEKIHEYQIGILANNPNKHILPIEIRQKDEKHTLYYNITSKLSLSQYLKRNKINKNNFVAIFSGITKTILDSKNYLFSENSFLLMEDYIYINPNNLEVSLVYLPFDVQEGLNINSLLKEFTKNFIINSANIDESGNDNFIKRVINLLKLDTFNILEFQKFLNELSQNEIPKKADSISFNKSSDQSSEEFKDSGTEPSKPQKDNSLSSYLSKTKISVNIPPKKDDFNPHPIPKIPKSEKQKNKVSTNILDNSRIKAKYKSGAITLGVILQLIIIIGAVLLLVSGALDSLGNDMVTNIVAIAILGGALSFLIWKNILNEKNIVQDTKTKKTPAVKPPPVKAASPKAFFSKPSNIPKSKVNTNKKEIISMSQSKNSPMENIQFNTFAANSIYSDDTTLLSPEDSSIDNTDETTLLTPYEISPPYLQSNRDGVIEEIKITKPEFLIGRLKGQVDYVTENKAIGKVHAEIITRDGKYFLKDLNSKNGTYLNNERLNSNTEYEIKDNDVIVFANSEYIFKIPKK; encoded by the coding sequence ATGATTAATTTCTACGGCAAGAATCTTGAATTTAACTATGAAAGCAATGTTTCCGGCAATTTTCTTGTAATAATCATGGATGCATCTGAAAAAATACACGAATACCAAATAGGTATTTTAGCAAACAATCCAAATAAACATATTTTGCCCATAGAAATAAGGCAAAAAGATGAAAAACATACTTTGTATTATAACATAACTTCTAAACTGTCTTTATCCCAGTACCTTAAACGTAACAAAATAAATAAAAACAATTTTGTTGCAATTTTTTCAGGTATCACAAAAACAATTTTAGATTCTAAAAATTATTTATTTTCAGAAAATTCATTTTTACTAATGGAAGATTACATATACATAAATCCAAACAATCTAGAAGTTTCCCTTGTTTACCTTCCATTTGATGTACAGGAAGGGCTAAACATTAATTCCTTACTTAAAGAATTTACTAAAAACTTCATAATTAACAGTGCAAATATAGACGAGTCCGGCAACGACAATTTCATTAAGCGGGTTATAAACCTGCTTAAGCTGGATACTTTTAATATACTAGAATTTCAAAAATTTTTAAATGAACTAAGCCAAAATGAAATTCCAAAGAAAGCTGACAGCATCTCATTTAATAAGTCTTCCGACCAATCTTCCGAAGAATTTAAAGATTCAGGCACAGAACCTTCCAAACCTCAAAAGGATAATTCTCTTTCATCATACTTAAGTAAAACTAAAATATCGGTTAATATACCACCTAAAAAAGATGATTTCAACCCCCATCCGATACCTAAAATTCCAAAATCAGAAAAGCAAAAAAATAAAGTTTCAACCAACATCCTTGATAACAGCCGGATAAAAGCGAAATATAAATCCGGTGCTATTACATTAGGTGTTATATTGCAGCTTATAATTATAATAGGAGCTGTCCTTTTGCTGGTCTCCGGTGCATTAGATTCATTAGGAAATGATATGGTAACAAATATAGTTGCCATTGCCATTTTAGGAGGGGCTTTAAGCTTTCTTATATGGAAAAATATTTTAAACGAAAAAAATATCGTCCAAGACACCAAAACTAAAAAAACACCTGCTGTAAAGCCTCCGCCTGTAAAAGCAGCTTCCCCAAAAGCTTTTTTTTCAAAACCTTCCAATATTCCAAAGTCAAAAGTAAATACAAACAAAAAAGAAATAATCTCCATGTCACAAAGTAAAAACAGTCCAATGGAAAACATCCAATTTAATACATTTGCTGCCAACTCCATTTATTCTGATGATACAACACTATTATCTCCTGAAGATAGTTCAATAGATAATACAGATGAAACCACATTGCTTACCCCTTACGAAATTTCCCCGCCTTACCTGCAATCAAACAGGGACGGTGTAATAGAAGAAATTAAAATAACCAAACCTGAATTTTTAATTGGCAGGTTAAAAGGCCAGGTTGACTATGTAACTGAAAACAAAGCAATTGGGAAGGTACATGCAGAAATAATAACAAGGGACGGAAAATATTTTTTAAAGGATCTTAATTCAAAAAACGGTACATATCTTAATAATGAAAGATTAAACAGCAATACGGAGTATGAAATAAAAGACAATGATGTAATTGTATTTGCAAATAGTGAATATATATTCAAAATCCCTAAAAAATAA
- a CDS encoding PP2C family protein-serine/threonine phosphatase gives MSNISFNVGAICDAGNVKKINQDNLLVKIGETHFGEFGLFVIADGMGGLAAGEVASGIIISTFKKWWEKDLPVLLYSSNFSLDLVDEQLKKIIQIINQTVINYGVSINKNLGSTLSMLFLYDRSYILKHIGDSRIYIINKKTIKLTEDHSWVAEQLKEGNITYKEALNHPKRNVLTRCIGTRNIELYESKGYVTENDVFLLCSDGFYNYLDEQEILKDILKCTKNKNNVQECLSNMLKKIKSKKAHDNISAIIISQNKDNNG, from the coding sequence ATGAGCAATATATCTTTTAATGTAGGAGCAATATGCGATGCGGGAAATGTTAAAAAGATAAATCAAGATAATCTGCTGGTGAAAATCGGCGAAACACATTTTGGCGAGTTTGGCCTTTTTGTAATAGCAGACGGAATGGGCGGACTTGCTGCCGGGGAAGTTGCAAGCGGTATTATTATATCTACATTTAAAAAGTGGTGGGAAAAGGATTTACCGGTATTACTTTACTCCAGTAATTTCAGTTTAGATTTAGTTGATGAACAATTAAAAAAAATAATACAAATAATCAATCAAACTGTGATAAATTATGGGGTTTCAATAAATAAAAATTTGGGCTCCACCCTCTCTATGCTCTTTTTATATGACAGGTCATATATTTTAAAGCATATTGGAGACAGCAGAATATACATTATAAACAAAAAAACCATAAAACTTACAGAAGACCATTCCTGGGTAGCTGAACAACTAAAGGAAGGAAATATAACTTACAAGGAAGCTTTGAACCACCCTAAAAGAAATGTACTCACAAGATGTATAGGAACAAGAAATATTGAATTATATGAGTCAAAGGGCTATGTTACGGAAAACGACGTTTTTTTGCTGTGCAGCGATGGTTTTTACAACTATCTTGATGAACAGGAAATTCTAAAAGATATTTTAAAATGCACAAAAAATAAAAACAATGTACAGGAATGCTTGTCAAATATGCTAAAAAAAATCAAGTCAAAAAAAGCTCATGACAACATATCAGCTATTATTATTTCGCAAAACAAAGATAATAATGGCTAA
- a CDS encoding TadE/TadG family type IV pilus assembly protein yields the protein MFHIKCIKENRGALTVEAAISLPLFICVFLSIAFFMRVAYIHNNVQYAINGAANELSTYSYLYSVSGLQALNDEISGKAGEYGESASEHMTGILEAFDALGSNFQGKNRENMDIDNLKNLFEDGGRVVENVTSVFNEVKDNPQKEFVSIAALFAGAGYEKIKSELSAPMVRFFMRKYINENIFNSKGGPGVYIAVNEGESPYQAFKFNNRIFADGKTIDIVVSYRIKTALPINIIPEIHMKQRAIVRGWMSGDGEVTSVSEWSKEDEDDAEDGGGGEEEEDEEGEENEDDEEEEEEEGSIWDLGNFEYGSYISKKELEKYQSENPENAYKVRSINLYAKTYQDLRKAKSSIRGTINDFHLKTKDNGGINSRILIVVVPEGSLTEEAKKMFSELKEEAAKKEPPVTIIEKEGYGKPTGH from the coding sequence ATGTTTCATATAAAGTGCATTAAAGAGAATAGAGGTGCATTGACTGTAGAAGCTGCCATTTCGCTTCCACTGTTTATTTGCGTATTTTTGAGCATAGCTTTCTTTATGAGGGTTGCATATATTCATAACAATGTGCAATATGCAATAAACGGTGCTGCCAATGAACTTTCAACGTACAGCTACTTATATTCAGTATCCGGGCTTCAGGCTTTGAATGATGAAATTTCCGGAAAAGCCGGTGAGTACGGGGAAAGTGCATCGGAACATATGACAGGAATTTTGGAGGCTTTTGATGCTTTAGGCAGCAATTTTCAGGGCAAAAACCGTGAAAATATGGATATTGACAACTTAAAAAATTTATTTGAAGACGGCGGCAGAGTTGTGGAAAACGTTACAAGTGTTTTTAATGAGGTTAAAGATAATCCTCAAAAAGAATTTGTAAGCATTGCCGCCTTGTTTGCCGGAGCAGGATATGAAAAGATTAAAAGTGAGTTGTCAGCTCCAATGGTACGCTTCTTTATGAGAAAATATATAAATGAAAACATTTTTAACAGTAAAGGCGGTCCGGGTGTTTATATTGCTGTAAATGAAGGGGAAAGCCCTTATCAGGCATTTAAATTTAACAACCGCATTTTTGCGGACGGTAAAACAATTGATATAGTAGTGAGTTATAGAATTAAAACAGCTCTTCCTATAAATATAATACCTGAAATACATATGAAACAAAGGGCAATAGTCAGGGGGTGGATGAGTGGGGACGGTGAAGTAACTTCAGTTTCAGAATGGTCAAAAGAAGATGAAGATGATGCTGAAGACGGGGGTGGTGGAGAAGAGGAAGAAGATGAGGAAGGAGAAGAAAATGAAGATGATGAGGAAGAGGAAGAAGAGGAAGGCTCCATATGGGATTTGGGAAATTTCGAGTACGGAAGTTATATCAGTAAAAAAGAATTGGAAAAATATCAATCTGAAAATCCTGAAAATGCATATAAAGTAAGAAGTATTAACCTATATGCAAAAACTTATCAAGACTTAAGAAAAGCAAAAAGTTCAATACGGGGTACCATTAATGACTTCCATCTAAAGACAAAGGATAACGGTGGTATAAATTCAAGAATTCTTATTGTGGTAGTTCCGGAGGGTTCTCTTACGGAAGAGGCAAAGAAGATGTTTAGTGAGCTAAAAGAGGAAGCAGCAAAAAAAGAGCCTCCTGTCACCATCATTGAAAAAGAAGGTTATGGAAAGCCAACGGGTCATTAA
- a CDS encoding type II secretion system F family protein — protein sequence MLIASLAVLLVFMILLLSSKNKYREYTEPLDKEEYKLKDLLCVGLFIMDKIKYSYNTEYDRKVLDKISELKGPKYSVYYLQIYWANKITLMFILLILFLFVGVSQEEITTEYLFFGVFVLALVVFVSYRELDKKVKERRLSIQIDFPDFLNQLVLLISAGMTVSRAWERIVEQSEKDTVLYDELRIVLADIRAGKSEINAFEDFAKRCRIPEITRFSSIIIQNINKGSSDIVPMLLRQASECWEMRKHAARRIGEEASSKLLFPMMLMFAAVLLIVATPAVIAIMGSM from the coding sequence ATGCTGATAGCATCTTTAGCCGTACTTTTAGTATTTATGATACTGCTTCTTTCGTCTAAGAATAAATACAGGGAATACACAGAACCGTTGGATAAGGAAGAGTACAAATTAAAGGACCTTTTGTGTGTAGGGCTTTTTATCATGGACAAAATAAAGTATTCCTATAATACGGAATATGACAGGAAAGTTCTTGACAAAATATCTGAATTAAAAGGACCTAAGTATTCCGTTTACTATCTCCAAATTTATTGGGCTAATAAAATAACTCTTATGTTTATACTGCTTATTCTGTTCTTATTTGTAGGGGTTTCCCAGGAAGAAATTACAACTGAATATTTGTTTTTTGGAGTATTTGTTTTAGCCTTGGTGGTTTTTGTGTCCTACAGGGAATTGGACAAAAAAGTAAAGGAAAGAAGACTTAGTATACAAATTGATTTTCCGGATTTTTTAAACCAGCTTGTTCTTTTGATAAGTGCAGGTATGACAGTTTCAAGGGCGTGGGAAAGAATTGTTGAGCAAAGTGAAAAGGATACTGTTTTGTATGATGAACTTAGAATTGTACTTGCTGATATCAGGGCAGGAAAGTCTGAAATAAATGCTTTTGAGGACTTTGCAAAAAGGTGCAGGATACCTGAAATAACCAGGTTTTCTTCTATAATCATTCAAAACATTAACAAGGGAAGCTCCGATATAGTACCGATGCTTTTACGCCAGGCCAGCGAATGTTGGGAAATGAGAAAACATGCGGCAAGAAGAATAGGGGAAGAGGCAAGTTCAAAACTGCTTTTTCCAATGATGCTGATGTTTGCGGCAGTGTTGCTGATAGTAGCAACTCCTGCAGTTATAGCCATTATGGGAAGTATGTAA
- a CDS encoding A24 family peptidase codes for MAIKLTVLFITLILSVYFDYKYLKIKNFIVYPAMLAGFLINLIMSGTGGLKDSFLGIIVPFITLFLFYALGFLGAGDVKLFSAIAAIMGIRFVIYCMAYSFLFGGFLALLIMIKRKNFFERFKKLLLYLRDLFIFMKLEKYQEFDGEKSGFFRFSYAVSGGVAITLIHQLTIGLT; via the coding sequence ATGGCGATTAAACTAACAGTACTCTTTATAACTTTAATTCTGTCGGTGTATTTTGACTATAAGTACTTAAAAATAAAAAATTTTATAGTGTATCCGGCTATGTTGGCAGGATTTTTGATAAATTTAATCATGTCAGGAACAGGAGGTCTGAAAGATTCTTTTTTGGGAATAATTGTACCCTTTATAACATTATTTTTATTTTATGCTTTAGGGTTTTTAGGAGCTGGTGATGTGAAGTTGTTTTCTGCAATTGCGGCTATAATGGGAATAAGATTTGTAATTTATTGTATGGCATATTCTTTTCTTTTTGGAGGATTTTTGGCGCTTTTAATAATGATTAAAAGAAAGAACTTTTTTGAAAGATTTAAAAAACTGCTTTTATATTTAAGAGATTTGTTTATTTTTATGAAATTAGAAAAATATCAGGAATTTGACGGGGAAAAGTCAGGCTTTTTCCGTTTTTCCTATGCAGTATCAGGTGGCGTGGCTATCACACTTATTCATCAGTTGACAATAGGACTTACATAG
- a CDS encoding TadE family protein — translation MIKEVLNMGFGKVWEKKLKDNKGSITVEATIIVPVVIFTLIALILIGEFLYQQSYIQSVADRTACRGAEVWNNPSKDMIMGYISKDKMKDVCLYWRIPFLESSKARNTKQSKIEEYTKYLMSRVSILDKPETLNVTAKMETDYIVYKKIRVTVEAEYKNPFASVLRVFGLKDTITIRVHSEAVVNEPVEFIRTTDFALDVVKEIDNGVFKGKGSEVVTDVRKGIGNIFEKIQDVASGAD, via the coding sequence ATGATAAAAGAGGTTTTAAATATGGGCTTTGGCAAGGTGTGGGAAAAAAAACTAAAAGACAATAAAGGAAGCATCACTGTTGAGGCAACGATAATTGTGCCTGTCGTTATCTTTACTCTCATAGCCCTTATACTTATCGGAGAATTTTTGTATCAGCAGTCATATATACAGTCTGTTGCTGACAGGACTGCATGCCGTGGTGCCGAAGTATGGAATAATCCTTCAAAGGATATGATTATGGGATATATATCAAAGGATAAAATGAAAGATGTATGTCTTTATTGGAGGATACCCTTTTTGGAATCATCTAAGGCGAGAAATACAAAGCAGTCTAAAATAGAAGAGTATACAAAGTATCTAATGTCCCGTGTATCTATTTTGGATAAACCTGAAACATTAAATGTAACTGCAAAAATGGAAACAGATTACATAGTATATAAAAAAATAAGGGTAACCGTGGAAGCAGAGTATAAAAACCCTTTTGCTTCTGTTTTAAGGGTTTTTGGATTAAAAGACACAATAACAATCAGGGTACATTCAGAGGCAGTTGTAAATGAACCTGTGGAATTTATAAGGACTACGGATTTTGCACTGGATGTGGTAAAGGAAATAGACAACGGGGTTTTTAAAGGCAAGGGAAGTGAAGTTGTTACTGATGTAAGAAAGGGTATTGGAAATATATTTGAAAAAATCCAGGATGTTGCCAGCGGGGCTGATTAA
- a CDS encoding ABC transporter transmembrane domain-containing protein encodes MKRLASYMKKYMWFYILGLLMMLSSLALDMFNPRLIGAIVDRVIIGGEAHLFSKIIMALIVITVLRAVFGYIKQYFFDCSAAKVIIKLRQDMFEHIQKLSFSYFDKTNTGELMSRIKDDTENILNAISFGIMLSIEQGLYIIIATVILFVLSWKLALLTVLVLPALAYFVFKLERKVGEIHGKISDQRAALNTRKV; translated from the coding sequence TTGAAAAGATTGGCTTCATATATGAAGAAATACATGTGGTTCTATATATTAGGATTATTGATGATGCTTTCAAGTTTAGCTTTGGATATGTTTAATCCCCGTTTGATTGGCGCCATTGTTGACCGGGTTATTATCGGCGGGGAAGCTCATTTGTTTTCAAAGATAATAATGGCTCTTATAGTTATAACGGTATTAAGGGCGGTTTTTGGCTATATTAAGCAGTATTTCTTTGACTGTTCAGCAGCTAAAGTAATTATAAAATTAAGGCAGGATATGTTTGAACATATTCAAAAGCTGTCTTTTAGTTATTTTGACAAGACAAACACCGGCGAGCTTATGTCTAGAATTAAAGATGATACGGAAAATATTTTAAATGCCATATCCTTTGGAATAATGCTTTCCATTGAGCAGGGCTTATATATAATAATTGCTACGGTGATTCTGTTTGTGCTTAGCTGGAAGCTGGCACTTTTAACTGTTTTGGTATTGCCTGCTTTGGCGTATTTTGTTTTTAAACTAGAAAGAAAAGTGGGGGAAATTCACGGAAAGATAAGTGACCAGAGGGCTGCCTTAAATACAAGAAAGGTTTGA